From Actinopolymorpha cephalotaxi, one genomic window encodes:
- a CDS encoding BlaI/MecI/CopY family transcriptional regulator, translated as MLNAAGGGMRAFGELEEQVMFQLWATDRPLQVREVRRMLAPERTLAHTTVMTVLDKLYRKGWLRREAAGRAYVYTPVMSRDSYTAALMHDAWSAAAGPATALVYFIEAMNPEQQSALRDALRVVSLGQEQGTGEEGRAGDPRDRPEGRAEPESLGQDEPRAG; from the coding sequence GTGCTGAATGCGGCGGGAGGCGGGATGCGGGCGTTCGGTGAGCTCGAGGAACAGGTGATGTTCCAGCTGTGGGCCACCGACCGTCCCCTCCAGGTGCGCGAGGTCCGCCGGATGCTGGCGCCGGAGCGCACGCTGGCGCACACCACCGTGATGACCGTGCTGGACAAGCTGTACCGCAAGGGCTGGCTGCGCCGGGAGGCCGCCGGCCGGGCGTACGTCTACACACCGGTGATGTCCCGTGACTCCTACACCGCCGCCCTCATGCACGACGCATGGTCGGCCGCCGCCGGACCGGCCACCGCGCTGGTCTACTTCATCGAGGCGATGAACCCCGAGCAGCAGTCCGCGCTCCGGGACGCACTCCGGGTCGTCTCACTCGGCCAGGAGCAGGGCACCGGCGAGGAAGGCCGGGCCGGGGATCCGCGCGACCGGCCCGAAGGGCGCGCCGAGCCGGAGTCCCTCGGTCAGGACGAGCCCCGCGCCGGCTGA
- a CDS encoding electron transfer flavoprotein subunit alpha/FixB family protein has product MSEILVLVDHVDGVVRKTTTELLTIARRLGEPSAVFVGAGYEQAKDTLATYGAQKVYLLEQPELTDHLVAPKAEALAQLAERSAPAAIMLTSGAEGKEIAGRLAIKLGSGVLTDVVDVEPGDGTVLATQAVFAGNYTVRSRVTHGTPILTVKPNSATPEPALAQPVEEKADVTVSERARAARVVERSPRTQTGRPELTEAAIVVSGGRGVGSADNFSVVEGLADALGGAVGASRAAVDAGWYPHAYQVGQTGKTVSPQLYLAAGISGAIQHRAGMQTSKTIAVVNKDPEAPIFEMADFGVVGDLHAVLPQATEEINRRKG; this is encoded by the coding sequence ATGAGCGAGATCCTGGTTCTCGTCGACCACGTCGACGGGGTCGTACGCAAGACCACCACCGAGCTGCTGACCATCGCGCGGCGCCTCGGCGAACCCTCCGCGGTGTTCGTCGGCGCCGGCTACGAGCAGGCCAAGGACACCCTGGCGACGTACGGCGCCCAGAAGGTCTACCTGCTGGAGCAGCCGGAGCTGACCGACCACCTCGTCGCACCCAAGGCGGAGGCGCTGGCCCAGCTCGCCGAGCGGAGCGCACCGGCCGCGATCATGCTGACCTCCGGTGCGGAGGGCAAGGAGATCGCCGGGCGGCTCGCGATCAAGCTCGGCTCCGGCGTTCTCACCGACGTCGTGGACGTCGAGCCCGGCGACGGCACGGTCCTCGCCACCCAGGCGGTGTTCGCCGGCAACTACACCGTCCGGTCCCGGGTCACCCACGGCACGCCGATCCTGACCGTCAAGCCCAACTCCGCCACCCCCGAACCCGCACTCGCGCAGCCGGTGGAGGAGAAGGCCGACGTCACCGTGTCGGAGCGGGCCCGGGCCGCGCGGGTGGTGGAGCGCTCGCCGCGCACCCAGACCGGGCGCCCGGAGCTGACCGAGGCGGCGATCGTGGTGTCCGGTGGGCGCGGGGTCGGCTCGGCGGACAACTTCTCCGTCGTCGAGGGACTCGCGGACGCGCTCGGCGGCGCGGTCGGCGCGTCCCGCGCGGCGGTGGACGCCGGGTGGTACCCCCACGCCTACCAGGTCGGCCAGACGGGCAAGACCGTCTCGCCGCAGCTGTACCTCGCCGCCGGAATCTCCGGCGCGATCCAGCACCGGGCGGGCATGCAGACCTCGAAGACGATCGCGGTGGTCAACAAGGATCCGGAGGCGCCGATCTTCGAGATGGCCGACTTCGGTGTCGTCGGCGACCTGCACGCGGTGCTGCCGCAGGCGACCGAGGAGATCAACCGCCGCAAGGGCTGA
- a CDS encoding MFS transporter has translation MSHDVKLLDAVRGQPRSVWVVAFAAVIAFMGIGLVDPILLSIAKGLNATPSQVTLLFASYLVVQVLAMLFTGVLAAKYGGKRTMVAGLALIVVFAGMCALAGSIGQLVALRAFWGLGNALFIATALSTIVAAASGGQTAAILLYEAALGLGISAGPLVGALLGSISWRGPFVGTSVLMLVALVLTATMLVRDRPSTQRVSISAPFRALRDRRLLLVALSALLYTYAFFTVLAWTPFVLGYGAFAVGGIFFGWGLMVAVCGVIVGPRLAARIGERNATMLALGMYALLMLAFVWGSVPVVVVATIASGIASGCLNTFLTGMAMSVSQAPRPIASAGYNFLRWMGGAAAAILVGHVAEWGGSQRAPFAVAAVLCAGAVGLMYAGREPNPHEVPAEAVVVGEQV, from the coding sequence GTGTCCCACGATGTGAAGTTGCTCGACGCCGTCCGCGGTCAGCCGCGTTCGGTGTGGGTGGTCGCGTTCGCGGCGGTCATCGCGTTCATGGGAATCGGGCTCGTCGACCCGATCCTGCTGTCCATCGCGAAGGGCCTGAACGCGACACCGAGCCAGGTGACACTGCTGTTCGCGTCGTACCTCGTGGTGCAGGTCCTCGCGATGCTCTTCACCGGCGTCCTCGCGGCGAAGTACGGCGGCAAGCGCACCATGGTCGCCGGCCTCGCGCTGATCGTGGTGTTCGCCGGCATGTGCGCGCTGGCCGGTTCGATCGGCCAGCTGGTCGCCCTGCGGGCGTTCTGGGGACTCGGGAACGCGTTGTTCATCGCCACCGCGCTGTCCACCATCGTGGCCGCGGCGTCCGGCGGGCAGACCGCGGCGATCCTGCTCTACGAGGCGGCGCTCGGCCTCGGCATCTCCGCCGGCCCGCTGGTCGGCGCCCTGCTGGGAAGCATCTCCTGGCGCGGCCCGTTCGTCGGTACGTCCGTGCTGATGCTGGTCGCGCTCGTGCTCACCGCGACGATGCTCGTCCGCGACCGGCCGAGCACGCAGCGAGTCTCGATCAGCGCACCGTTCAGGGCGTTGCGCGACCGCCGGCTGCTGCTGGTCGCCCTGTCCGCGCTGCTCTACACGTACGCCTTCTTCACCGTGCTGGCCTGGACGCCGTTCGTCCTCGGGTACGGCGCGTTCGCGGTCGGCGGGATCTTCTTCGGCTGGGGCCTGATGGTCGCGGTGTGCGGCGTCATCGTCGGTCCCCGGCTGGCCGCGAGGATCGGCGAGCGCAACGCGACCATGCTGGCGCTCGGGATGTACGCCCTGCTGATGCTGGCGTTCGTCTGGGGATCGGTGCCGGTGGTCGTGGTGGCGACCATCGCCTCCGGGATCGCCTCCGGCTGCCTGAACACCTTCCTCACCGGGATGGCCATGTCGGTCTCGCAGGCACCCCGCCCGATCGCCAGCGCGGGCTACAACTTCCTGCGCTGGATGGGCGGAGCGGCCGCGGCGATCCTGGTCGGGCACGTCGCCGAGTGGGGCGGCTCCCAGCGGGCGCCGTTCGCCGTGGCGGCCGTGCTGTGTGCCGGCGCGGTCGGCCTGATGTACGCCGGTCGCGAGCCGAACCCGCACGAGGTCCCGGCCGAGGCCGTGGTGGTCGGCGAGCAGGTCTAG
- a CDS encoding class I SAM-dependent methyltransferase, with protein MPDLPLTGERTMPGIWHETYWFARHVVGYDWAAGLLAAHGAPGGWKPRRVLDAGCGEGYGAQRLYDSLDTAPTVVGVDYDAATAAHAATAYPDVRVTRGNLVQLPFADGSFGAVVSLQTIEHLWNQPAFVAECARVAEPGGMLAWSTPNHLTFPPGNICHAKELTAPELRALVERADPELGLDLVTMTGIRHGPRIEDWERRHGDLVKAQLADEPAAWSAELAMFVASLTAADFVVSADDLDTSLDLLVHVRVNG; from the coding sequence GTGCCGGACCTGCCCCTCACCGGCGAGCGCACCATGCCCGGGATCTGGCACGAGACCTACTGGTTCGCCCGGCACGTGGTCGGCTACGACTGGGCCGCCGGCCTGCTCGCCGCGCACGGCGCGCCCGGTGGGTGGAAGCCGCGGCGGGTGCTGGACGCCGGCTGCGGTGAGGGGTACGGAGCGCAACGCCTGTACGACTCGCTGGACACCGCGCCGACCGTGGTGGGCGTCGACTACGACGCGGCCACCGCCGCCCATGCCGCCACGGCGTACCCCGACGTGCGGGTGACCCGCGGCAACCTCGTCCAGCTGCCGTTCGCCGACGGCTCCTTCGGCGCCGTGGTCAGCCTGCAGACGATCGAGCACCTGTGGAACCAGCCCGCGTTCGTCGCCGAGTGCGCCCGGGTCGCCGAGCCCGGCGGCATGCTGGCCTGGTCCACCCCGAACCACCTGACGTTCCCACCCGGCAACATCTGCCACGCCAAGGAGCTCACCGCCCCCGAGCTCCGCGCCCTGGTCGAGCGGGCCGACCCCGAGCTCGGGCTGGACCTCGTCACGATGACCGGCATCCGGCACGGGCCTCGGATCGAGGACTGGGAACGCCGGCACGGCGACCTGGTGAAGGCCCAGCTGGCCGACGAGCCGGCCGCCTGGTCAGCGGAGCTGGCGATGTTCGTCGCGTCGCTGACGGCGGCCGACTTCGTGGTGTCCGCGGACGACCTGGACACCAGCCTCGACCTGCTCGTGCACGTACGAGTGAACGGCTAG
- a CDS encoding sugar phosphate isomerase/epimerase family protein, whose protein sequence is MADQNTDGFYTNLSCGALGIRPGFEAAVDLAIEFGFGAVEPDVGYLTSQPADQVEALRSRLSEHGVKWGNAGLPVDLNADAGTFASQLDALNDQAVRLTSYGIDRVGTWIRPMSNSLTYRRNFRRHAERIALVDEILAGAGVRFGLEYVGPKSFWSTELYPFVHTLAEARELIDAVGSPNVGLILDTFHWFTSGESAADIAELSAHEVVAVDLNDAPTGLERDQQQDGQRMLPGATGVIDVAGFVGALRKIGYVGPVKVEPFNAELRAMDPRDAVAKTAESLTAVL, encoded by the coding sequence ATGGCAGACCAGAACACCGACGGTTTCTACACCAACCTCAGCTGCGGCGCGCTCGGGATCAGGCCGGGCTTCGAGGCCGCCGTCGATCTCGCGATCGAGTTCGGCTTCGGCGCGGTCGAGCCGGACGTCGGCTACCTCACCTCCCAGCCGGCCGACCAGGTGGAGGCGCTGCGCTCACGACTCTCCGAGCACGGCGTGAAGTGGGGGAACGCCGGCCTGCCGGTCGACCTGAACGCCGACGCGGGGACGTTCGCCTCCCAGCTGGACGCGCTGAACGACCAGGCCGTCCGGCTGACGTCGTACGGCATCGACCGGGTGGGCACCTGGATCCGGCCGATGAGCAACTCGCTGACCTACCGGCGCAACTTCCGCCGGCACGCCGAGCGGATCGCGCTCGTGGACGAGATCCTGGCCGGTGCCGGGGTGCGGTTCGGCCTGGAGTACGTCGGGCCGAAGTCGTTCTGGAGCACCGAGCTGTATCCGTTCGTGCACACCCTCGCCGAGGCGCGCGAGCTGATCGACGCGGTGGGCAGCCCCAACGTGGGCCTCATCCTGGACACCTTCCACTGGTTCACCTCCGGTGAGTCCGCGGCCGACATCGCCGAACTGTCCGCGCACGAGGTGGTGGCCGTCGACCTCAACGACGCGCCCACCGGCCTGGAGCGCGACCAGCAGCAGGACGGTCAGCGGATGCTGCCCGGGGCGACCGGCGTGATCGACGTGGCCGGCTTCGTGGGCGCGCTGCGCAAGATCGGCTACGTCGGCCCGGTCAAGGTCGAGCCGTTCAACGCCGAGCTGCGGGCGATGGACCCCCGCGACGCCGTGGCCAAGACGGCCGAGTCGCTGACCGCCGTTCTGTAG
- a CDS encoding acyltransferase, with product MVRRSRDPRQARFLTPASLRWVVRHRAWTPYYLLRYWRFLLFRLRHPHVVTEGFVFLGRRVEVRARRGYGRLVLGRWVHLGDGTRLHAHEGTLRIGDKCVLGRDVTVNCYLDVEIGRSCLFADWVYVCDFDHVTTDLTVPIKDQGLVKSPVRIGPDCWLGTKVTVVRGTTVGTGAVLAAHAVVRGEVPDFGVAAGVPARIVKNRRDAYAADAGRRAYLEGLARGAEEAADRAAREAREARPGQPARGSS from the coding sequence GTGGTACGTCGTTCCCGGGATCCGCGGCAGGCCCGCTTCCTCACTCCGGCCAGCCTGCGCTGGGTGGTCCGCCACCGTGCCTGGACGCCCTACTACCTCCTGCGCTACTGGCGCTTTCTGCTGTTCCGGTTGCGGCACCCGCACGTCGTCACCGAGGGGTTCGTCTTCCTCGGCAGGCGGGTCGAGGTGCGCGCCCGGCGCGGCTACGGCCGGCTGGTCCTGGGCCGGTGGGTGCACCTCGGTGACGGCACCCGGCTGCACGCGCACGAGGGCACGCTCCGGATCGGCGACAAGTGCGTGCTGGGCCGGGACGTGACCGTCAACTGCTACCTGGACGTCGAGATCGGCCGGTCCTGCCTGTTCGCCGACTGGGTCTACGTCTGCGACTTCGACCACGTGACCACCGACCTGACCGTTCCCATCAAGGACCAGGGGCTGGTGAAGTCGCCGGTGCGGATCGGTCCGGACTGCTGGCTGGGAACGAAGGTCACCGTGGTCCGCGGTACGACCGTCGGCACCGGCGCGGTGCTGGCAGCGCACGCGGTGGTCCGCGGCGAGGTGCCCGACTTCGGTGTGGCGGCGGGGGTGCCGGCCCGGATCGTGAAGAACCGCCGGGACGCCTACGCGGCGGACGCGGGCCGACGGGCCTATCTCGAGGGTCTGGCCCGAGGTGCCGAGGAGGCCGCCGACCGGGCGGCCCGGGAAGCCCGGGAAGCCCGGCCCGGTCAGCCGGCGCGGGGCTCGTCCTGA
- a CDS encoding enoyl-CoA hydratase/isomerase family protein has translation MDTWVRLEVEDGVGTIRLDRPPMNALDTAMQEQIRAAAREATEREDVAAVVLYGGERVFAAGADIKEMLDMSYADMEVRSHGLTSAFDSVARIPKPVVAAITGYALGGGCELALTADRRIGAATARLGQPEIKLGVIPGAGGTQRLARLVGPSVAKDLIFTGRMVDAAEARAVGLLDEVVEDEAPDAVYAAARAWAARFVGGPAVALRAAKSAIDRGLDVDLGTGLEIERQSFAALFATEDRTIGMRAFVDKTPPRFEGR, from the coding sequence GTGGACACCTGGGTGCGGCTGGAGGTCGAGGACGGCGTCGGCACGATCCGGCTCGACCGTCCGCCGATGAACGCGCTGGACACCGCCATGCAGGAGCAGATCCGGGCGGCGGCGCGGGAGGCGACCGAGCGCGAGGACGTGGCCGCGGTGGTGCTCTACGGCGGTGAGCGGGTGTTCGCCGCCGGCGCCGACATCAAGGAGATGCTGGACATGTCCTACGCCGACATGGAGGTCCGGTCACACGGGCTGACCTCGGCGTTCGACAGCGTGGCCCGGATCCCCAAGCCGGTGGTGGCCGCGATCACCGGGTACGCCCTCGGCGGCGGCTGCGAGCTGGCGCTGACCGCCGACCGGCGGATCGGCGCCGCGACGGCCCGCCTGGGCCAGCCCGAGATCAAGCTCGGCGTGATTCCGGGCGCGGGCGGCACCCAGCGGCTGGCACGGCTGGTCGGCCCGTCGGTGGCCAAGGACCTGATCTTCACCGGGCGGATGGTCGACGCCGCCGAGGCGCGCGCCGTCGGGTTGCTGGACGAGGTGGTCGAGGACGAGGCGCCGGACGCCGTCTACGCCGCGGCCCGGGCCTGGGCGGCGCGGTTCGTCGGTGGGCCGGCGGTGGCGCTGCGGGCGGCCAAGTCCGCGATCGACCGGGGGCTCGACGTCGACCTCGGCACCGGCCTGGAGATCGAACGCCAGAGCTTCGCCGCGTTGTTCGCCACCGAGGACCGCACGATCGGGATGCGCGCGTTCGTGGACAAGACACCGCCCCGCTTCGAGGGACGCTGA
- a CDS encoding M23 family metallopeptidase has translation MDSFRRRLHALWGIRWRNIPLTAAAGIVALGLVAGGLALAFGPGSQPENAALSTAAGENKPAAGAVERIDAAAAIAKDSAAKKAAQEKASAEQAERTRVAEQRAARSEQRRALAEQAAAEKKAAEKKAAEKKAARKAAAKKRAERAAAERAAAERAAEKRAAKKIALKKTAAHKAALAAKKAPQWVLPVTSYHLTGRFGQSGNNWASSHHGLDFAADTGTPIHAVGRGEIISAGWQDAYGNAIEIRHPDGTVTLYGHMSRFAKTGGSVKVGDVIGYVGATGNVTGPHCHLEVRPHGGGLEDAVDPFVWLKNKGLNP, from the coding sequence TTGGATTCTTTCCGGAGACGCCTACACGCCCTGTGGGGCATCCGCTGGCGCAACATTCCCTTGACAGCAGCGGCCGGAATTGTCGCTCTCGGGCTGGTCGCCGGCGGTCTCGCCCTGGCGTTCGGGCCTGGTTCTCAGCCGGAGAACGCCGCGCTGAGCACGGCCGCCGGTGAGAACAAGCCGGCCGCCGGCGCGGTGGAACGCATCGACGCCGCGGCCGCGATCGCGAAGGACTCCGCGGCGAAGAAGGCGGCGCAGGAGAAGGCCTCGGCCGAGCAGGCCGAGCGCACCCGGGTCGCCGAGCAGCGGGCCGCCCGGTCCGAGCAGCGGCGCGCGCTGGCCGAGCAGGCCGCCGCCGAGAAGAAGGCCGCCGAGAAGAAGGCCGCGGAGAAGAAGGCCGCCAGGAAGGCCGCCGCGAAGAAGCGGGCCGAGCGGGCCGCCGCCGAGCGGGCCGCCGCCGAGCGGGCTGCCGAGAAGCGAGCCGCGAAGAAGATCGCCCTGAAGAAGACGGCAGCCCACAAGGCCGCGCTGGCCGCCAAGAAGGCGCCGCAGTGGGTGCTCCCGGTGACGTCGTACCACCTCACCGGACGGTTTGGGCAGAGCGGCAACAACTGGGCCTCCTCCCACCACGGACTCGACTTCGCCGCCGACACCGGCACCCCGATCCACGCGGTGGGCAGGGGCGAGATCATCAGTGCCGGTTGGCAGGACGCCTACGGGAACGCGATCGAGATCCGCCACCCGGACGGCACCGTCACGCTGTACGGCCACATGTCCCGGTTCGCCAAGACCGGCGGCAGCGTCAAGGTCGGCGACGTGATCGGCTACGTCGGCGCGACCGGGAACGTCACCGGCCCGCACTGCCACCTCGAGGTCCGGCCGCACGGCGGCGGTCTCGAGGACGCGGTGGACCCGTTCGTCTGGCTGAAGAACAAGGGCCTGAACCCCTGA
- a CDS encoding MarR family winged helix-turn-helix transcriptional regulator: MAGQYESRSEALSEPRGAVGVGPLARELRPLVYRLYDVVRRHSPDLGVTLTQGSVLGVLVHDGPQTMSTLAAREGVRQPSMTNVVSRLERAGYVRRRPAEHDRRMVVVSATDRARTDLARVVVAREEFLRERLTRLGPADREAVEAALPALARLVAADPIAADAVSTDAVSTGQVSTGR, translated from the coding sequence ATGGCCGGACAGTACGAATCTCGCTCCGAAGCTCTCTCCGAACCCCGCGGCGCCGTAGGCGTCGGGCCGCTCGCCCGGGAGCTTCGCCCCCTCGTGTACCGCCTGTACGACGTCGTTCGCCGGCACTCACCGGATCTCGGCGTCACCCTCACCCAGGGCTCGGTCCTCGGCGTCCTGGTCCACGACGGCCCGCAGACCATGAGCACCCTCGCCGCCCGCGAAGGTGTCCGCCAGCCGTCGATGACCAACGTCGTGAGCCGGCTCGAGCGCGCGGGCTACGTGCGCCGGCGGCCGGCCGAACACGACCGGCGGATGGTGGTCGTGTCCGCGACGGACAGGGCCCGCACCGACCTGGCCCGGGTCGTCGTCGCACGTGAGGAGTTCCTCCGCGAGCGGCTGACCCGGCTCGGCCCCGCCGACCGCGAGGCGGTCGAGGCCGCGCTGCCCGCGCTTGCCCGGCTGGTCGCCGCCGATCCGATCGCCGCCGATGCGGTGAGCACCGATGCGGTGAGCACCGGCCAGGTGAGCACCGGCCGGTGA
- the thiM gene encoding hydroxyethylthiazole kinase, whose amino-acid sequence MVTTTSVTADAVAEVRENLRDQAPLVHCLTNLVVANFTANALLAAGASPAMTDTPEDAQVLAAGAGAVLVNLGTVTHASAEGMRASVTSAARAGRPWVLDPVAAGPLPWRTALAGDLLALAPPAVVRGNASEVLALTGGAGGRGVESTADPEQAWPAARSLAGTYGLTVAVSGPVDLLTDGERTVRVANGHPLMIRITGVGCVLGALTAGCLAVTSDALLAATAATVLLTLAGEAAAARAPRPGSFATALLDELDATGADRIRAGARLG is encoded by the coding sequence ATGGTCACGACCACGTCCGTCACCGCGGACGCCGTAGCGGAAGTACGCGAGAACCTCCGCGACCAGGCGCCGCTGGTGCACTGCCTCACCAATCTCGTCGTCGCCAACTTCACCGCCAACGCGCTGCTCGCCGCGGGCGCGTCCCCGGCGATGACCGACACCCCCGAGGACGCGCAGGTGCTCGCCGCCGGCGCCGGTGCGGTGCTGGTCAACCTCGGCACCGTGACCCACGCCTCGGCCGAGGGCATGCGGGCGTCGGTGACGTCGGCGGCCCGGGCCGGACGTCCGTGGGTGCTCGACCCCGTGGCCGCCGGTCCGCTGCCGTGGCGTACCGCCCTGGCCGGTGACCTGCTCGCGCTCGCACCCCCTGCGGTCGTACGAGGAAACGCCTCGGAGGTGCTCGCCCTGACCGGCGGTGCCGGCGGCCGCGGCGTGGAGTCCACCGCCGACCCGGAACAGGCCTGGCCGGCCGCCCGGTCGCTGGCCGGCACGTACGGCCTGACGGTGGCGGTGAGCGGCCCGGTCGACCTGCTCACCGACGGCGAACGCACCGTACGGGTCGCCAACGGCCATCCGTTGATGATCCGGATCACCGGCGTCGGCTGCGTGCTCGGCGCGCTCACCGCCGGCTGCCTCGCGGTGACCAGCGACGCCCTGCTGGCCGCGACGGCGGCGACGGTGCTGCTCACCCTCGCCGGGGAGGCGGCGGCGGCGCGGGCGCCTCGGCCCGGGTCGTTCGCGACCGCGCTGCTGGACGAGCTGGACGCCACCGGCGCCGACCGCATCCGCGCGGGCGCAAGGCTGGGTTGA
- a CDS encoding class I SAM-dependent methyltransferase, producing MSSHVEEFAPDSSTPSTPRPSSTPSTPVDPAPHPVASVEEVAAAWGDPKLANVLYHDWEAQSYDSKWSISFDDRCIAYARDRFVAATGAAGWPYAKSLEVGCGTGFFSLNLRQAGVVDEVHVTDLSPGMVEAARQNARRLGFEAQGRVADAERLPYPDGTFDLVVGHAVIHHIPDVELAFAEMLRVLRPGGRFVICGEPTRYGDQVARKLSQATWWLATRATHLAPLRTRWARSKEELDESSRAAALESVVDLHTFDPDALARTAERAGAADVRTVTEELTAAWFGWPVRTFEYAVNPDRLGWGWATFAYRSWQRLSAVDRLLKPVVPAELYYNVSITGIRRP from the coding sequence ATGTCGTCGCACGTCGAGGAGTTCGCACCGGACTCGAGCACGCCCAGCACACCGAGACCATCGAGCACACCGAGCACGCCGGTCGACCCGGCACCGCACCCGGTGGCGAGTGTTGAGGAGGTGGCGGCGGCCTGGGGCGACCCCAAGCTCGCCAACGTGCTCTACCACGACTGGGAGGCGCAGAGCTACGACTCCAAGTGGTCCATCTCCTTCGACGACCGCTGCATCGCCTACGCCCGGGACCGGTTCGTGGCCGCCACCGGTGCGGCCGGCTGGCCGTACGCGAAGTCGCTGGAGGTCGGTTGCGGCACCGGCTTCTTCAGCCTCAACCTTCGTCAGGCCGGCGTCGTGGACGAGGTGCACGTGACCGACCTGTCGCCGGGCATGGTGGAGGCGGCCCGGCAGAACGCCCGCCGGCTCGGGTTCGAGGCACAGGGCCGGGTGGCCGACGCCGAACGCCTGCCCTACCCCGACGGGACCTTCGACCTGGTGGTCGGGCACGCGGTCATCCACCACATCCCCGACGTGGAGCTCGCGTTCGCGGAGATGCTGCGGGTGCTCCGTCCGGGCGGGCGGTTCGTGATCTGCGGCGAGCCGACGAGGTACGGCGACCAGGTGGCGCGCAAGCTCTCCCAGGCGACCTGGTGGCTGGCGACCAGGGCCACTCACCTGGCACCGCTCCGCACACGCTGGGCCCGCTCGAAGGAGGAGCTGGACGAGTCCTCCCGCGCCGCGGCCCTTGAGTCGGTGGTCGACCTGCACACCTTCGATCCGGACGCGCTGGCCCGTACCGCCGAGCGTGCCGGCGCGGCGGATGTGCGGACCGTCACCGAGGAGCTGACCGCCGCGTGGTTCGGCTGGCCGGTCCGTACGTTCGAGTACGCCGTCAACCCCGACCGGCTGGGCTGGGGGTGGGCCACCTTCGCCTACCGGAGCTGGCAGCGGCTGAGCGCGGTCGACCGGCTGCTGAAACCGGTGGTGCCCGCCGAGCTCTACTACAACGTCTCGATCACCGGAATCCGCCGCCCGTAG
- a CDS encoding cold-shock protein, whose protein sequence is MAQGTVKWFNADKGFGFISVDGGQDVFVHFSAIVADGYRSLDEDQRVEFDVVQGPKGPQAENVRSV, encoded by the coding sequence ATGGCGCAGGGAACCGTCAAGTGGTTCAACGCTGACAAGGGCTTCGGCTTCATCTCCGTCGACGGCGGTCAGGACGTGTTCGTCCACTTCTCCGCGATCGTCGCCGACGGCTACCGCTCACTGGATGAGGACCAGCGCGTCGAGTTCGACGTTGTGCAGGGTCCCAAGGGACCGCAGGCGGAGAACGTCCGCTCGGTCTGA
- a CDS encoding electron transfer flavoprotein subunit beta/FixA family protein, which yields MNIVVCVKYVPDATAERGFDPGDRTVDRSGVPGLLSELDEYAVEAALKLAEAGDAEVTVLTVGPADAADALKKSLQMGAGAAVHVLDDAIHGSDSVGTSLVLAEAVRKLGAERPVDLVLCGMASTDGSMSVVPAMLAERLDLPQVTFASELEVGGGTVRIRRDGEAATETVEAALPAVVSVTDQANEPRYPSFKGIMAAKKKPVQTWSLADLGVDAGAVGLASAWTAVDSFEARPARQKGTVVTDEGDGGQRLVAYLAEQRFV from the coding sequence ATGAACATCGTGGTGTGTGTGAAGTACGTCCCGGACGCGACCGCGGAACGCGGCTTCGACCCCGGCGACCGGACCGTCGACCGGTCCGGTGTTCCCGGACTGCTGTCGGAGCTGGACGAGTACGCCGTCGAGGCCGCCCTCAAGCTCGCCGAGGCCGGCGACGCCGAGGTGACCGTCCTCACGGTCGGGCCCGCCGACGCCGCCGACGCGCTGAAGAAGAGCCTGCAGATGGGTGCGGGCGCGGCCGTGCACGTGCTCGACGACGCGATCCACGGCTCGGACTCGGTGGGCACCTCGCTGGTGCTGGCCGAGGCGGTCCGCAAGCTGGGCGCCGAGCGACCGGTCGACCTCGTGCTGTGCGGGATGGCCTCCACCGACGGCAGCATGTCGGTGGTCCCGGCGATGCTGGCCGAGCGGCTCGACCTGCCGCAGGTCACCTTCGCCAGCGAGCTCGAGGTCGGCGGTGGCACGGTGCGGATCCGCCGCGACGGCGAGGCCGCCACCGAGACCGTCGAGGCAGCTCTGCCCGCCGTGGTCTCGGTCACCGACCAGGCCAACGAGCCCCGCTACCCCTCGTTCAAGGGAATCATGGCGGCGAAGAAGAAGCCGGTGCAGACCTGGAGCCTCGCCGACCTCGGCGTCGACGCCGGTGCGGTCGGCCTGGCCTCCGCCTGGACCGCGGTCGACTCCTTCGAGGCGCGCCCGGCCCGGCAGAAGGGCACGGTCGTCACCGACGAGGGCGACGGCGGGCAGCGGCTCGTGGCCTACCTCGCCGAGCAGCGGTTCGTCTAG